GATGTCAATTTCACCCCAAAACTCGTATTTAAagtcagttttgttttgttttaaacatattttattttcaaaaaacaaacatatgcaaAAGTATACAAAATAACCAATATATGGATTGGGCTGGAAGAAGTTAAACAACTTATGAGAGCCCTTTCCAACAATATACAATACTTGGGAAATCgcaattattatgtttttaatgtgttgattgaaacaaatacattttccaTTTTCTCTTACGTATGCATACtctaaattttgataaattatttaaaaaaaacactaatctATTAGATATCTTTTTTGAAATTGtctatttttgtaataaaacgtGTCCAACGCGTAAATTATATCCATCATTCCTAttctatatttgtatttatataaaaattgcatCACTCATGATACTCTTTGTTCATGAAactttgttcattgtttttacaaCTCATACACATATGggcctagttttttatataaaaaaacctgAAACTGAGCAAGATTCGGAGTTTGTGAAAAAGTTTCCTCATGAAACGTAGTACAGCTGAACACTCATGTGTTGGCAACACAGTTGAACAACTAAAGGCAATGACTACATAGTACATGCCTAAAAATCTCCCGCCATCTGCAGAGGTTCGTATGACTCTTTTAGCGTTGTGGTCTGATACATTTGTAACATCGAGTAGCTGCTGTTTTCTGCGCTAGCCCTAAAACCGACAGCTGTGATCttatcaatataattgtttatgtcaAGTGAGAAATCtggtaatatataaaaaattagaCCGTTGGagacacaataaaacatttcatctatgaacaaaaatgattattaaTACTTACTTCAAATTAACTCTGCTACTGATATTGTCCTTTCCTTGGtcttataaacaaaacaaaagcagaaataaataaaacacaactatttgttttaattaattcaaatataGCATTTATTACCATAcacaatttcttaaaaaacgcTTTTGGCATGTAAAttactgtatatgtatatcaaaatctatattttcagaaattacTAGGGAACAGgtgaatagaaaaaaataaatagttgattaaaacttttcaaagctgttttgtttgaacaaaatagttACCGTTTGCTTGATTCACGTGTCCTGAATCGTGTGTATTCTCTCGAGGACTGGctgaaatatacatttatgtattatcaaacatttatagGTATTACCGATCAAAACACTTAACCaaccaataaacaatacaagCAGTAAAAACAGattgtaattaatatattaGATTGTATTCGTGTCTTAAATGAAGATTGTAcaaaattatcatatttaaataacgattataaattaacaaaaaataactaaaCGGACGTAAAAATGTAGTTAGTATTGAACACTTCATAGTGTTTGCCACTGAtcataatgcaataaaaaacatattgtaaatattataaaacactataaaactTACACCTAAGCATATGGCTGTAACGGCGAGAGAAACCCTCGaaatatagatataataaaCTTTAGGCAATCACAATTCAATGATGACAATTACATGTCCCGAAGTGAAGAGTTCAGTAAAATCAAGTTAAGCAAAAAGGATACCAGTTTTAGACAAACATCAGTTATTCTATGACATCGATAATGACATAGCCTTATATCTTACCTTTAGTTGAACgcagtttcatgaatataaaacatCCGACAATAAAAAAGACTAATGCTGTTCCAGTTAAAGATGACAGCCCGATCGCAGCCTTTGCTAATGTAGAATCTGAAACAGAAAAGCtatatattcaaatgtcaatatattaTCATTCATAGCAACTACTCGTTGTTATATACttttgcataaaacaatgttaaaaggagaatatatttatatgatttacgCTTACCTGTTACTTTATGAACATGAACAGCAGCTCGATTTCTCGAAGTTAAAGTTCCCGCAGAATTATTGGCTGTGCAGTACACGAATGTCCAATCGTCTGAAATACTGAAGGTCAGTGACACCCAACTTCTTGTTACGATTGTCCTGTCCTTCATCTCTGTAGTTGAAGAACCGCCTGCATTTGTAATGACCTCCTTTCGATTGGTCAGTTTATACCATGTGATAACTGACGCAGGGTATCCAGGTGACGTAACGCATTCAAAGTACACGATTTTGTCTTCGTAAGCAGTTACAAACTGTGTACGTGGGTGCGTTATTTCGACAAAATATGGTAATactgaaaattgaaaacaataaacaatttcgGTAGCTATTGTGAAGATATCATGAGATAAAAACTCAAAGTAAACATGACAATACAATGTTTGGTTTTAATTTAGTTGCATAAGCAGAAACTAAAGCAATTGTATCGTATTATTTCGCGTCACAACCGCATTTGGTAAAGTATGTATCGATTACTAATGCATTTAgttataaactattttaagtaCAGGATTTTCCAATTTAGTTAATGCGAGAAAATACTTTAAAGTCGTACATAAGACAGTAATCTTTGTGCCATTACTGAAAAGCCAGTGGACATTATCATTGCTGGCCTTGCAGTATAATGAAGTAGCGCTGTGACTGCTTTGATGGCCACGTAACTCTGTGCTGTTACTGTGTTATCCGTTTGTGTGATTGTTTCATTTTTCGTCTCAGTTAGAATGACATCATCACTGGCGTCATCCGATGTACCTTTATTATAAAACCACGTGATTTGTCCAGCCGGGATCCCTCCGTGACACACACATTGAACTAACGcacttttattttcagataCTGTAACGAATGGTTTCTCGGTAAATAGACTGATGTTGGAAATAGGAACTGAAATGAGAAAAGTTAGAGGCAGTTTTTTGAAaaccaataaatattgttcagatattatatgataatttaattcattttaaaaacgaAAGCAAAGAGACGAAAAggttaataatacatatattcacGGGGTTCCAACTCTGTAACACGagaacaatatttatgtgaaaatgtacagaaacaagctcagtagcaaaatttttaaacacaaacccgTTTAATTGCATAGAGTAAACGCCAAAGgcataaacacaaaaacataaaatcacaaacaagaaacttaTTGAGGGTTTAAACCAGCTTTCATACTGTAGATTGTGTCTCAGAATTCTGCAGAGCATTGTCCATGGACCCGGCAAATTATTGAGAATTTTTAAGTAGTTTGaagttattttgataattatagaatagcattttttacaaatcattaAGGCATTCTAAACAATTGTAACTGTTTCCTTAAAATAATGTACAAATGTACCGTCTGTTCAGTTATGTACCGTAAAAACGTTCCAATAAAActgatttgttaaaaaaagattttatttgttCGTGACAAGTTTCCACCTTTGATTTTAGAACCTACAGGCAACATCTCgaaaaataatcttaaagttTATAAATCTCAACAGCCATGCACACTTTTATATGCAATGTGGTAAAAGTGATCTTGAAGGTAATATactggtgttgttgttttttgtaaatatagtttCCTCCCACAAACCTTTGACCTGAATTTCTACATCGTTGCTTTGGGCTTTCAGGAAATGATCTTCACGGCAGTACCATATATCACCATGATTCTTCCTAGTAACGTTGTTGATAGTCAAGTTATATTGTCGATGCGTTCGACAACTCATGTTGTAGTCCTTTGTGGAATCAAGTTTCGGTGAGCAGTAACGTCCCATGCTAAATTCAGTTTTGCCGTTGCTGATCCAGTTTATCACTGAAAATGGATGCAGCACCATTAGATCGCAAATTAGCGTCAAAGGTTGAAATTCGTTAACCACTTTTTGTGACTTCCGTAATATAACATCCATTCCTTTTGTGCTAAATAGGCAAACACACAATACCAATGATTTTAATGAAGACATGTTGTACCATTTCATTTGATagaatattcaatattaatattacaaCATTACTGCTACAATTGCCTCatacaaattattaattaagacgttttaacaaaaatatatattccatCTGAATTTATTTTCACTTCCTACTTCCTTTATCATTCATCAAGCAttacattgaaaacataatCCTTTTGTCAGGGTGACAAAGAAACTTTTGATTCAACACGAGATTTATATCACTAGAATAAAGGTCAGTATTCATTTAAACTTCATGTGCTTCCCTAATTTATATTGGGTGGAAAATATTACATGTTTATAGTTCTGTGTCGACGAGGAGTGAGCTTATCTGGCGAACGAGAACCCAAATATTGGCGATCCTTAGCGCACCAAGATTGCTTTCGTAGCAAGCTGAATAAACACCCTCATACACTTACCATTGTATCTcgatttattttactttttcatgtttattattcCATCTTCTTCGTATATAAAGCTGCATAACCTGTTTAGATACCTTCATGAgtcatattttcatgaaaagtgCAACATCTTTTTAGCAAAGAATCATAGTATATAAGGACCACAAGAATGtctctttcaaaaatgttagCATATAATCAgatgtacccccccccccctttttcaTAAGATGACCTCAACCGCTCTGAGACATTTAAGACTACCTTAAAACGATTAATCTTACTCCACCAAGCATCGGTGATTGTGAACTTTATATtctataataaatttaaatactaaAGGTGCACTATTACTccgaaatgtgcagaaaacacggtattgcttccttataagacgatagtaACTTACTAACTAACTCACTTACTCATTAATTTACTTGATATCATATCAGCTATCACCTGGCATTTAATAAAGTACACATAATTGGTATCACAAAGTCCACCTTATATCAACCATTTCGTTGCAAGTTCATACTAGATCAGTGCCAGAATCTTATCTTAAATTAAATCTGTATTTTATCATGTACTTATTGTTCAATAGTGACACATTTGGTTCCGATATTATATTTCACCCTAACGATTATGAAAAGGTAATATATGTATCATGTTTAGCTGTATAACTGAGACCTGTACTTGGTAGTTTCAAGGTAACGGTTACAAACACAAGTAGAGTCTCATACAGTCACACAATTTGAAAAGTGCATGTCCTTTGCACCAACGCAGAGGCATACCCTGCACAACCCCTGCTACAAGTCCATCTCTTGCAGCACACCTGCTAAAAGGACACCACTTGCACAACACCTACTAGACACACATCTCTTGGACCAACGGTGCTAGATACACATCTCTTGCACCATACCTGCTAGATGAACATCTGTTGCACCATCCATGCTATATGCAAATCTCTTGCACCGACCCTGTTAGACGCACACATCTTGCACCGCCCCTGCTAGATGCACATCTCTTGCACCACCCCTGCTAGACCCACATCTCTTGCACCATCCCTGCTAGATGCACATCTCTTGAACCATCCCTGCTAGACGCACATCTCTTGCGTCACACCTGTTAGATGCACATATCTTGCACAATCCCTGCTAGATGAATATCTCTTGCACCATCCATGCTAGGTGAACAAATCTTGCAGCACCCCAACTAAACGCACATCTCTTGCATCTCCCCTGCTAGATGCACATCTCTTGCATCATCCCTGCTAGATAAACATCTCTTGCAACGTCCCCGCAGGACGCACATCTCTTGCACCACTGGtaaacacagaaaacaatttctGTAACGACACCAATCTGTCTGTGAGACTTTGGCGTCGACAAAAATGTGTCTTTACATTTTTTGACAGCAggtatgaatacattattttgtgaTATGGTTACCttatttgcatagttattacactagttatagAAACAAAATGCATGAGTTTATATCACTCCTGCACTGTAAGTTATCTTATAAATACAGTTATGTCGCTTGTGTGTAATTTCAGGAAATGACATAAGTGTTTTTATTGACTTTTCAAGTGGTTGAAATCATCAAGGCGCCTTCGGTAATGTAATTTATACGCGTCACGCCATTGTGAGTAACGCATTGAAGTCATAACGGTCGGATATTTCTTAAGAATGACAGTTATTCTATAAGCATCCAATATATCTAAATACTAAGTACCTACACCAGTTGAGAACAACCGTATGTTACTTATACCACCCGCCGAACGATTACAATAATTACAAAGCAATTTGCTAACgagttatgtaaggatgctgTACCGTGTCCTTTTTGGTAGAACCCTTCTGCCCATAAAGACTCAAGCATGTCCAGTTCAAATCGTTGAGATTTTAGCGATATTTATAATACTGCAATAAATACTGTTTCACCCTATGCACCTTTGTCTTGCGTTTCTAcaactttatataataaaaattgtCTGCCCAACTATGAGAACATTTGAATACGCTCCTCACGGCAACATGACAAAATGTAGGCCAAATTGACAATCGCCCCTGCAGTACTAACAAATGTCCGGAATGTAAGGCCACACCATTGGCCACCTCTGGAACttcaaaataaaccatttaaacaAAGACTGTACATGGCTTTACACAACTCAAAATTCCATGTCTGATTTAAACGATTTTTTCGGTATCCTTAATGCATTTGTGCGCGTGTAATGCGAGTATGAGTCAATTTGACACCGAAATAATGTACGTGTAGTTTTGTATGTCTTTGTCtattttttacttcaaaaaTTGTTGGGATTCTAAGTTCATACAAATTTCATTCCGATAGTATATTGTTGTTACCTCTTCCATTGCTATTGTAACTCCTCCAGTCGTTGGTATTACACTTCTCCCACCATTGCAAACCCTCCGTTTGTTTAAGATATTCCTTTGACAATAATTGAATTCGAAAGTGCTGTGTAACATGACATCGGTCCTTATAAGAAGATCATCTAAACCATTCATAAATTAATGCACGTGCTCTTTGGATCGTTAGCCATAAAAATGGACGATtttccattcataaaatatccaGAGGCAAGTTTAAGGGACTGATGTTCCTACAAATCTGTTAGCAAATAGACGAGTATTATACATGCAAACTTCTAAACCTGTAAAACTTTGTATAACATTGATTTTCTTTATCATGCCTGTTAGGATTTTGTCACGGTACCCTGTGGTGAAATTGCCTCAATTTGTACTTTTCGTCATGTTGTTTACCAAATTGCCTGTACATGTTATAACATGTCTGTTGTAACGATATGTTACCGTGACAAAATAAAAGTGAATGTGTGTGcctgcgtgcgtgcgtgcgtgtaagtgtgtgtgtgtgtgtgtgtgtgtgtgtgtgtgtgtgtgtgtgtgcgtgcgtgcgatTGCATTTATCTCGGAAAACTTGTTTCGGGGAAAAAAATGTACAGTACCGTACGACGTTGCTTCATACACATTGCTGTTTTGTTTGTTCTCACAGGGAGATATTCTGTATACGGATGTAGCACGTGATTCTTCCTCAATGGTTTACActcaaaacataacatttaaactGTTCCTTTGGGCCTAGCCATAACTTGAAAAACTTAGTTTTAACCTGAAATTTTACATGgaacatttggaatttggatcGCATTTTGTTTTCGACTGTTTACCCTTTCTTTAGTATAACAGTATATTTGAGGACATTATAAATTAGATGAGTTAGTTATTAAAGTAAGTAACAAATACTTATTAAAGTTATTTGGTGTAACTTTGAACAGGACGAATTGTGTTCATGAAGTGAACATTAAGGTCAGAATTAAGTTTTTACCTTCCATTTCTGATCAAATTAGTCTTGTTAGGAACCAATTGTACGTAACTGCATTGTCAGAAAGGTTTTAGCCATCAGAATGCACACAAACACTTGCATTATATTTGCTTATAATATGCGTGTTTTCACAAAGAAACATCCATGTAAGATGCTTTTATTGTTCCCTTGGTGATACCCTTTCACATTCCGTAAATGTTGAAGAACCCTTGTTGTCATGACGGCCTAAACATAACAGATCTTTTTGCAAgatattttgtataaacaaatgccaactatttacaaaattattacaaatttacCAATGGTCAAAGATTGTCCCTGGGACGTTCACTTGTCAGACATAGAATGGGATTGTGGTATTTTCTCATTAGAATCATCTGATAGATCCATACCAAACTACCTAGAAGTTATGCAGATGTGCGTAGTTAGTTGTTTAACATGGACTTGCATGACTTAGACTTTAACAGTACAAAATGTGTTCGTCCAATGGAAAGGATATTTGTTCACAAATGTTCAACACCGTGTGGACCGGaagtcatttgttttaaacgatCTTATCAGCTGAAACAccttaacatatttttaatccAAAACTACATGGCATACAGGTTTCATAATTGGTGCATAGTAATATCGTCTAGAAGGCCATTTGGCTCCGCCctattttaaaatggtttacatgaatttatataataacttcTTTGTGATATGTTTTGATCAAACCTTTAAgaccaaaatgttttatatttgttacgAGGAATCATCTATAATAGTATTTTGAGCGTATGCAACTAGGGGTCAACATAAGCCCACTTATATAAGGAATctctttaaagctgtactctcacagatggatCGTTTAGGCATTTTGTGAGTCTTGAACTGAGCCTATTACTGCATTATTGTCAGGGCAATATTACTGTTTAAGGAGTGACTAGAGATCAGATCAgagtttttttatgttatgctCGAAtattaatggctaaaag
This genomic stretch from Mya arenaria isolate MELC-2E11 chromosome 10, ASM2691426v1 harbors:
- the LOC128204161 gene encoding uncharacterized protein LOC128204161 isoform X2 → MKDRTIVTRSWVSLTFSISDDWTFVYCTANNSAGTLTSRNRAAVHVHKVTDSTLAKAAIGLSSLTGTALVFFIVGCFIFMKLRSTKASPRENTHDSGHVNQANDQGKDNISSRVNLNCRF
- the LOC128204161 gene encoding uncharacterized protein LOC128204161 isoform X1, with the protein product MKDRTIVTRSWVSLTFSISDDWTFVYCTANNSAGTLTSRNRAAVHVHKVTDSTLAKAAIGLSSLTGTALVFFIVGCFIFMKLRSTKASPRENTHDSGHVNQANDQGKDNISSRVNLKASAENSSYSMLQMYQTTTLKESYEPLQMAGDF